From a single Ooceraea biroi isolate clonal line C1 chromosome 12, Obir_v5.4, whole genome shotgun sequence genomic region:
- the LOC105277755 gene encoding MAP/microtubule affinity-regulating kinase 3 → MNRRVGYSNYDGKIAGLYDLEETLGRGHFAVVKLARHVFTGEKVAVKVIDKSKLDEVSRAHLFQEVRCMKLVQHPNVVRLYEVIDTQTKLYLILELGDGGDLYDYIMRHDSGLSEEVARTYFRQIVRAISYCHRLHVVHRDLKPENVVFFEKLGTVKLTDFGFSNRFCPGQKLETSCGSLAYSAPEILLGDSYDAPAVDVWSLGVILYMLVCGQAPFQEANDSETLTMIMDCKYSIPSHVSDDCKRLIARMLVREPEGRASLEEIAADPWLAIGSDADTMETLPLVSRQQVSDDHHNHIITKMVNGNIATKEEILDALDKNEYNHITATYFLLAERKLRAHRQEQMQKTRPEALDVSSSRQDDLTTNLRVDQNSLGTVNQSLLSVPRTPGDVPQNVRTRKCSIVQEEEDEDDVSSCSGRDERGSNSALNSFNRRGSRSEGKLSHILQERLSQLPEKHAGAKPAQVQRHSHQKEDTVIADRGERLMKPISSRNEKDNKMSSSPAKANSKLQSGNVLLKKLPAAPRITTTCEENMKNRLTDTNVQSSGWTRKAAGTEVRPKSVTECLKSVGPVPANKWRMGGQHRYSVPTTELSASVIPSKAPSEAPTTTTTTATTTILHESSTVSIPLHPISDNQVTLAPKYKTMPSPGNSPAPQITLNEILEDGDGVQAPLNSTECGGSTAKCRVVRRTAYEQRRSKFHKTRTTSCSSSDASDDDSESRKKRAHKLGASTGKSLPPRRDSHDDSSDSQDPGGNGGRGGVGGGGGVNNSERTTTDTPTTTNDNRNDNSSGTNTTNTSTTTTGGGRHRCTENQVMFGRRHRAGRRRAGETRLRESQSLNRITEVQEAEAPSSCHNHYHVSRNTTVPGPQNVVSSSSSSSMSQSSTASQHGFAQPASNVAATTVQKAKGLGARLLQSWSLGGGKSVTSTKQSAHSPDGKGNQQRPDCQTVGDERRGGEHKCARDQAAHNDKENRGNGSMNRNECKNRKLRLLSRYFAVHKKLCVPLPGIFGKGRLYKARSCGSITRDRVSPPSPKSMLLCPAAAAAAAAAAEDKWRERRHWCNAAMKQHRGSDGDINQNLGLTHLMQESIGKGCAGMPTVCHIHLGDASKCCSLC, encoded by the exons AGACACGCAGACCAAGCTATACCTAATTCTAGAGCTCGGCGATGGCGGGGATCTCTACGATTACATCATGCGCCACGACAGCGGCCTCAGCGAGGAG GTGGCCAGGACCTACTTTCGGCAGATAGTCAGAGCCATATCGTACTGTCACCGACTACACGTGGTGCACAGGGACCTGAAGCCCGAGAACGTCGTGTTTTTCGAGAAGCTCGGCACGGTGAAGCTGACGGATTTCGGGTTCAGCAATAGATTCTGCCCCGGCCAGAAGCTTGAGACCTCGTGCGGCTCGCTGGCGTACTCCGCGCCCGAGATACTACTGGGTGATAGTTACGATGCTCCTGCAGTAG ACGTGTGGTCGTTAGGTGTGATACTGTACATGTTGGTGTGCGGCCAGGCGCCGTTTCAAGAGGCGAACGATAGCGAGACGCTGACGATGATCATGGATTGCAAGTACTCGATCCCGTCGCACGTGTCGGACGACTGCAAGCGGTTGATCGCGAGGATGCTCGTGCGGGAACCCGAGGGCAGAGCGTCCCTGGAGGAGATCGCGGCGGATCCGTGGCTGGCGATCGGTTCGGACGCGGACACGATGGAGACGCTGCCGCTCGTGTCGCGCCAGCAGGTCTCCGACGACCACCACAATCACATTATTACCAAAATGGTTAACGGTAACATCGCCACCAAGGAAGAGATTTTGGA CGCGCTTGACAAAAACGAGTACAATCACATCACCGCGACGTACTTCCTGCTGGCGGAGAGGAAATTGCGCGCCCATCGGCAGGAGCAGATGCAGAAGACTCGACCGGAAGCCCTAGACGTTTCGTCGAG CCGGCAGGACGATCTGACAACAAACTTGCGCGTGGATCAAAACTCCCTGGGTACGGTGAACCAGTCGCTGCTGAGCGTGCCACGAACTCCCGGTGACGTACCACAG AACGTACGCACGCGCAAATGCAGTATCGTCCAAGAGGAGGAAGACGAGGACGACGTGTCCTCGTGCTCCGGCCGGGACGAGCGCGGCAGTAATTCGGCGCTAAATTCCTTTAACCGCCGCGGCTCCCGTTCGGAAGGCAAACTCTCGCATATCCTGCAAGAGCGGCTGTCGCAGCTTCCGGAGAAGCATGCCGGCGCGAAACCCGCGCAGGTCCAGCGACACTCGCATCAGAAGGAGGATACCGTGATCGCCGACAGGGGAGAAAGACTGATGAAGCCGATAAGTTCGAGAAACGAGAAGGACAACAAGATGTCGTCGTCGCCGGCGAAGGCGAACAGCAAGCTTCAATCGGGCAACGTCCTTTTGAAGAAGCTACCCGCAGCGCCGCGGATTACCACGACGTGTGAGGAGAATATGAAGAACCGATTGACCGACACGAACGTTCAATCGTCGGGGTGGACTAGAAAAGCCGCCGGCACGGAGGTCAGGCCCAAGTCAGTGACGGAATGTTTGAAGTCGGTCGGACCGGTGCCAGCGAACAAATGGCGAATGGGCGGGCAGCATCGGTACAGCGTGCCGACTACGGAGTTGTCCGCGTCGGTGATACCCTCGAAAGCTCCGTCCGAAGCtcctacgacgacgacgacaactgCGACTACCACAATACTGCACGAATCATCGACCGTGTCGATACCCCTTCACCCAATCAGCGACAATCAGGTGACGTTGGCGCCCAAGTACAAGACGATGCCGTCGCCTGGCAACTCGCCCGCGCCGCAGATTACGCTCAACGAGATCCTCGAGGACGGGGACGGTGTGCAGGCGCCGTTAAACTCAACGGAGTGCGGCGGTTCAACGGCCAAGTGCCGCGTTGTCAGGCGGACGGCGTACGAACAGCGGCGGAGCAAGTTCCACAAGACGCGTACGACCTCGTGCTCGAGCTCGGACGCCAGTGACGACGACAGCGAGAGCAGGAAGAAGCGCGCGCACAAGCTTGGCGCGTCCACGGGCAAGTCCTTGCCTCCGCGGCGCGACAGTCACGACGACTCGAGTGACTCGCAAGACCCGGGTGGGAACGGTGGGCGCGGAGGCgttggcggcggcggtggcgtaAACAACAGCGAGCGCACGACAACGGACACGCCGACGACGACCAATGACAACCGTAACGACAATAGCAGCGGCACCAACACGACCAATACCAGCACAACGACGACCGGCGGTGGCAGGCATCGGTGCACCGAGAACCAGGTCATGTTTGGCAGGCGACATCGCGCAGGCAGGAGAAGAGCCGGCGAGACGCGATTACGAGAGAGCCAGTCGCTGAATCGTATCACGGAGGTCCAGGAAGCCGAGGCGCCATCGTCCTGTCACAATCACTATCACGTGTCGCGCAACACGACGGTTCCGGGGCCGCAGAACGTcgtctcctcgtcgtcgtcgtcatcgatgtCGCAGAGCAGCACAGCCTCCCAGCACGGCTTTGCCCAGCCTGCGTCTAATGTGGCAGCTACCACGGTACAAAAGGCGAAAGGTCTCGGAGCGAGGCTGCTGCAAAGTTGGTCGCTCGGCGGTGGCAAATCCGTAACATCAACCAAGCAGTCCGCTCACAGTCCCGATGGGAAAGGCAACCAGCAGCGGCCAGATTGCCAGACGGTGGGCGACGAGCGTCGCGGCGGCGAGCACAAGTGTGCGAGGGACCAGGCGGCGCACAATGATAAGGAGAATCGCGGCAACGGCTCGATGAACCGGAACGAGTGCAAGAACAGGAAGCTCCGACTGCTCAGCCGCTACTTTGCCGTGCACAAGAAGCTGTGCGTGCCGCTGCCGGGCATCTTTGGCAAAGGCCGGCTCTACAAGGCCCGCTCGTGCGGCAGTATCACCCGCGACCGCGTGAGCCCCCCGTCGCCTAAATCGATGCTGCTGTGCCCCGCGGCTGCAGCGGCTGCCGCGGCTGCCGCCGAGGACAAATGGCGGGAACGACGGCACTGGTGCAACGCCGCGATGAAGCAGCATCGCGGCAGCGACGGCGACATCAATCAGAACCTGGGCCTCACGCACCTCATGCAGGAGAGCATCGGCAAGGGCTGCGCCGGGATGCCCACCGTGTGCCACATTCACCTCGGGGACGCTTCCAAGTGTTGCAGCCTTTGTTGA